The proteins below are encoded in one region of Coffea arabica cultivar ET-39 chromosome 4c, Coffea Arabica ET-39 HiFi, whole genome shotgun sequence:
- the LOC113739638 gene encoding plasma membrane ATPase 4, with protein MADNRSISLEEIRKENVDLESIPVQEVFEQLNCSREGLTTQEAQQRLQIFGPNKLEEKKESKILKFLGFMWNPLSWVMEAAAVIAIALANGQGKPPDWQDFLGIIILLVINSTISFVEENNAGNAAAALMAGLAPKTKVLRDGRWMEQEAAILVPGDIISIKLGDIIPADARLLEGDPLKIDQSALTGESLPVTKNPADEVFSGSTCKQGEIEAVVIATGINTFFGKAAHLVDSTNQVGHFQKVLTAIGNFCICSIAVGIMVEVVVMFPIQKRRYRDGIDNLLVLLIGGIPIAMPTVLSVTMAIGSHRLSQQGAITKRMTAIEEMAGMDVLCSDKTGTLTLNKLTVDKNLIEVFTKDVDRDTVILLGARASRVENQDAIDACIVGMLADPREARADITEVHFLPFNPVDKRTAITYFDSRGDWYRVSKGAPEQIADLCGLREDMKRKLHSIIDKFADRGLRSLAVAQQTVPEKTKEGQGGPWVFVGLLPLFDPPRHDSGETIKRALHLGVNVKMITGDQLAIAKETGRRLGMGINMYPSSSLLGQHKDETISNLPVEELIEKADGFAGVFPEHKYEIVKKLQERKHICGMTGDGVNDAPALKKADIGIAVADATDAARGASDIVLTEPGLSVIVSAVLTSRAIFQRMKNYTIYAVSITIRIVLGFMLIALIWKFDFSPFMVLIIAILNDGTIMTISKDKVRPSPMPDSWKLREIFATGIVLGTYLAVMTVIFFWAAQGSNFFSDKFGVRSIRDKHHELNSALYLQVSIVSQALIFVTRSRSWSFVERPGLLLVGAFVVAQLIATLIAVYANWEFAYIHGIGWGWAGVIWLYSVIFYIPLDVMKFFIRYCLTGRAWNNLLQNKTAFTTKKDYGRGEREAQWALAQRTLHGLHPPENSDILNDKNNYRELSEIAEQAKKRAEVARLRELHTLKGHVESVVKLKGLDIETIQQHYTV; from the exons ATGGCGGACAACAGAAGTATCAGCTTGGAAGAGATTAGGaaggagaatgttgatctt GAGAGCATACCGGTTCAAGAAGTATTTGAACAGCTAAATTGCTCAAGGGAAGGATTGACCACCCAGGAAGCACAACAGAGGCTCCAAATCTTTGGGCCTAACAAGCTAGAGGAGAAAAAG GAAAGCAAAATTCTCAAGTTCTTGGGTTTTATGTGGAACCCTTTGTCATGGGTCATGGAAGCAGCTGCAGTCATAGCCATTGCCTTGGCAAATGGACAG GGCAAGCCTCCAGATTGGCAAGATTTTCTTGGCATTATAATTCTGCTGGTTATCAACTCCACCATAAGCTTCGTTGAAGAAAACAATGCTGGCAATGCTGCAGCAGCTCTAATGGCCGGTCTTGCACCAAAAACAAAG GTGTTGAGGGATGGTAGATGGATGGAGCAGGAAGCGGCCATACTGGTCCCAGGTGATATAATAAGCATCAAGCTGGGAGATATCATCCCTGCTGATGCTCGTCTCCTGGAGGGGGATCCTCTCAAGATTGATCAATCTGCCCTTACTGGTGAGTCGCTGCCCGTGACAAAGAACCCAGCCGACGAAGTGTTTTCTGGTTCCACCTGTAAACAAGGCGAGATTGAGGCAGTTGTGATCGCCACTGGAATTAACACCTTTTTCGGAAAAGCAGCTCATCTTGTTGACAGCACCAACCAAGTTGGCCATTTCCAGAAG GTGTTGACTGCCATTGGCAACTTCTGCATTTGTTCCATTGCTGTGGGAATAATGGTAGAGGTGGTGGTGATGTTCCCAATTCAGAAACGCAGGTATAGAGATGGGATTGATAATCTCTTGGTGCTTCTCATTGGTGGCATTCCAATTGCTATGCCAACAGTTTTGTCCGTGACAATGGCAATTGGGTCCCACCGGCTATCACAGCAAGGTGCTATCACCAAGAGGATGACTGCTATAGAAGAGATGGCTGGGATGGATGTCCTTTGTAGTGACAAGACAGGAACTCTCACTTTAAACAAGCTTACAGTAGACAAGAACCTAATTGAG GTGTTTACAAAAGATGTGGATAGGGATACTGTAATTCTTCTTGGAGCTAGGGCTTCCAGGGTGGAGAATCAAGATGCCATTGATGCTTGCATAGTTGGAATGTTGGCTGATCCAAGAGAG GCAAGAGCGGATATTACTGAGGTGCATTTTCTTCCCTTTAATCCTGTAGACAAACGCACTGCTATCACTTATTTTGACTCCCGTGGAGATTGGTATAGAGTCAGCAAAGGTGCTCCTGAACAG ATTGCTGATTTATGTGGCCTAAGGGAAGATATGAAGAGGAAACTTCATTCTATAATTGACAAGTTTGCTGATCGGGGTCTTCGCTCTCTTGCTGTTGCCCAACAG ACCGTACCAGAGAAGACCAAGGAGGGTCAGGGAGGACCCTGGGTATTTGTGGGACTCTTGCCTCTCTTTGATCCTCCGAGGCATGATAGTGGAGAAACCATCAAACGTGCCTTACACTTAGGTGTCAATGTTAAGATGATTACTGGCGATCAGCTCGCCATTGCCAAGGAGACTGGTCGAAGGCTTGGCATGGGGATCAACATGTATCCTTCTTCGTCCCTCCTCGGTCAACACAAAGATGAAACCATTTCTAACCTTCCTGTTGAGGAGCTCATTGAGAAGGCAGATGGCTTTGCTGGCGTCTTCCCTG AACATAAATATGAGATTGTGAAAAAGCTGCAAGAGAGAAAGCACATTTGTGGGATGACAGGAGACGGTGTGAATGATGCCCCAGCACTAAAGAAGGCTGATATTGGAATTGCAGTGGCTGATGCCACCGATGCTGCCCGGGGTGCATCAGACATAGTGCTGACAGAGCCAGGACTTAGCGTGATAGTTAGTGCTGTTTTGACAAGTAGAGCTATATTCCAGAGAATGAAGAATTATACCATATATGCAGTTTCCATTACAATCAGAATTGTCCTTGGTTTTATGCTCATTGCACTTATTTGGAAGTTCGATTTCTCACCATTCATGGTTCTAATTATTGCCATCCTAAATGATGGAACCATCATGACCATTTCAAAAGACAAGGTGCGACCATCACCCATGCCCGACTCATGGAAGCTGAGAGAAATTTTTGCTACTGGTATAGTTTTGGGCACTTATCTTGCTGTGATGACTGTCATTTTCTTTTGGGCTGCACAAGGTTCAAATTTCTTCTCG GATAAATTTGGTGTAAGGTCAATCAGAGACAAGCACCACGAGCTAAATTCAGCACTCTACTTGCAAGTGAGTATTGTTAGTCAAGCACTCATCTTTGTTACTCGGTCCAGGAGCTGGTCTTTTGTAGAACGTCCTGGCCTTCTGCTCGTGGGTGCTTTTGTAGTAGCACAACTG ATAGCCACTTTGATTGCGGTCTACGCAAACTGGGAATTTGCTTATATTCATGGCATAGGCTGGGGATGGGCTGGAGTGATTTGGCTCTATAGTGTTATCTTTTACATCCCTCTGGATGTAATGAAATTTTTTATAAGATATTGCTTGACCGGCAGAGCTTGGAATAACCTACTTCAGAACAAG ACCGCTTTCACTACAAAGAAGGATTATGGTAGGGGAGAAAGGGAGGCACAATGGGCTTTGGCTCAGCGCACATTGCATGGCCTCCATCCTCCAGAGAACTCGGATATTTTGAATGACAAAAACAACTATAGAGAGTTGTCTGAAATTGCTGAACAGGCCAAGAAACGTGCTGAGGTCGCAAG GCTAAGGGAGCTTCATACGCTCAAGGGGCATGTGGAATCAGTGGTGAAGCTCAAGGGTCTTGACATCGAGACGATCCAACAACACTACACAGTTTAG